Within the Paramormyrops kingsleyae isolate MSU_618 chromosome 2, PKINGS_0.4, whole genome shotgun sequence genome, the region CTCCCCGTCTCCATCCAGGTCGTTGGCCCCCACTTGGTTCACATCATAAGTGTCATCATACTCGTCGTCGTACTCGTCTTCCTGGCAGCCTCCGGAAGCTTCCGCGCTCACCGGCACCTCGTCCACCACGGTCTCGTAGGCCTGGTAGCGCTGCCGCTGCTCCCGGACGTGCTGCTTGTCATTCAGGAAGTCGTGTGTGCTCACCCCCTGCCTGCAGAAATGCACAAGGGCAAAGGAACCGGGGGGGTCATGCTGACAAGTCACGGGCCAGGAAGGAAGTGAGAGGCTTTTAATGTCGATTCCGTggctttaaaaaagaaaaaaagtaatttcCGACAAACTCTGTCACCTCCTGCCCTTCCAGACACGGGACATGTCCAGCTGATCCCGGCTGAAGACGTCAAATTCGTCATCGTCAAACGCGTTGGACCTGCTGCTCAGGACAGGTGGTGGCTCCTCTTTCACGGGTCTGTGAGACAGAAACCCAGATGTGCACACATGGAGAGACGCGCATGGAGAGAGACGCGCATGGAGAGAGACGCGCCTGGAGAGACGCGCGCGCAGACAGTATCACTGTGCCAGTCTGCTGCAGCTGAGGTTAAGGCACGGACCGTGAGGCATTCGGTCATGCACGCTTGTGTGACTTTCAGACATAACCTTCTGCCTCTTCATTTCTTTCCCTGAATTGTGGAAGCCTGCTGGCTTCCTGATGCATCTTGGGATATGCTTACCGCTACCGATGATAGAACTTTAAATATACAGTGCAAAATTTCAGCTGAGTAGTAGACGTCAAATCTCAACACACAGTGAGTATCCAAATCAAAATCGTTAGCCTTACCTAACgatcatactgtatataatttaGGCCTTCATTAATAAAGCTTTATCAGTTTGCATAATTTTTTTGGGATCACTGCCTTCTTAATGATGCTGCAAAGGTACCCGTGCACACCATAGCATACAGTGCATTACCGGCGTGTCTGACCTTGGCAGAGCTCGGTCCATCGTGGCCAGTGCGGGGCTCAGCCCGTCCTCCAGGATGTTGTTGATGACCAGCTCCGAGTTGTAGCCGTACTcctgcaggcaggccaggagGAAGCCCTCACCCAGCTCAGGCAGCAGGTCCCGGATGTGAGACAGCAGGGACTCCAACTCTCCAGCACTCACTGTGCATGTCGCCCCCTGTTGGTGAGGCTGGGCATCACATAGAGCTCATTTTCTTCCCTACAGGAAGGTCATCCTATTGAAGTCTGCAAGGTGGATCGGAgctaaattgtgtgtgtgtgtgtgtgtggggggggggggagatgctcTGAACGCACGTTTTCTCCTCGCTGTGGGGGCTCTGGGACCTCTGTGCTTCTCTGCAGCCCATCCACCAGGGCAGGCTCCCCCTCTGTCCAGGCCTCAGCCCCTCTCCGTGCCCCCTTAGGGTGCTCTGGACACGGCCGCTTCCTGCCTGAGCTCTCCCAGGCAgacagcaccccctgcaggaTGTAGGATGTCCTGGTCTCATCTCTGTGCAAACGCCCATTAAGGCCAACGTGTCAGGTACAAACATGGGATggggggaggttggggggtTGAAACGGAGGATACAGGGATGGAAACGCTTGCTGTAAGAGGCTGATGTCATCTGAAACCGGGAACTGCTCATCGTAATCAGCCAGGAACCTGAGAGGAGAGAGGCCGCAGTCAGACGgctgacagcagggggcgctcacgGCCCGAGCCGGGTAGTCCACAGACCCTGACCTCTTCTCCGGGAGGAGAGCAGTGACCGTCTGCAGGAAATCTTCCACGAAAATCTGGATGTTCGCCGAACTGAAATGAGAATGTTAGGGTCTGATTAACCAGCAAATCACATAACTGCACTGGCCACTGTCCCTTATAGGCACAGGGCAACCATAAGTACAGAGAAATAAGCTGTGTAACAGGCTAGCTGACAGCAAGCACAGACATAAAAATCAGTGCTGTACTAGACAAGTTGACAGTAAGCACAGACATAGAAATCAGTGCTGTACCAGACAGGCACATACCCTTCCAGAATGGGCTGAAGGCATGTGTGTTGAAGAAGCAGATGGACAAtctctgccatcttcctgcGGGAATGAGAGACCCTCCTCCACAGGTCGTCCTGAAGGCTGGGGGCAGAGTAATAAGTCCCTTGGACTCCCCACCTCAGTCACCCGCACAGAGCAGCACTGACCTCTTATCCTCAAAGCTCCTCTTCCGGACAGCCTGTTCCATGTCGGATACGACCGTCTCGTAAAATGAGGCCAGCCTGaaaatgagaaaccacaatCCCACTTAGTGCCGTTTATTCAGACCAGCAGCGAATGAGTGCCCTGTTCACACCCACCTGTGGACGAAGTCGTGAGACCGGAAGGTGGAGCAGGCGAGGGGGAAGATGTCCAGGAAGGAGTGgatggtggtacaggagtcaCACAAGTATAAGACCAGGTCCCCCAGATCCTGAAATCGACCAATCACAAGGCAGGAATTACTACCATCACAACTGCTCAGCTTCCTCACAGGACACAACTGTTGCCTTTTTGATGACCTGATATATGAACTGTGTTTATCTCACATTCTATCTGCAATCTGACATCACTACCTGCATTACAGTGAGCATGACTGGAAACAGCTGTatgcacatgtgtgtgagcagtgcatcatgggacagTCACCTTCTCGCTGATGCTCATGGGCGTCTCCCTTGCTCTGGCCCCGAGTTTCAGAGGCTCGCTGGCAGTGGCTCCCTCTCTCTGTAGGCCACACCTGTCCAGGATTGTGTCCAGCACCTGTGAAAGGAGGACACTGCCAGAATGAGCCCGATAACTGCGTGGGATGTACCagccagtgccagtgccagtgccagtgccagtgccagtgccagtgccagtgccagtgccagtgccagtgcctGCCTTTGGTCCTCATACCTGTATGACAGTAGGCACAACCTCCTCCAGGTCATTATAGTAGCAGGGCTGCTGAGTGAATATATTCTCTGCAGGACAAACATACCATCATCAGATTCAGTAGGTGGAATTCCAACAAGACCGGATTTCTTTAGCTAAAGCTCAATTAAACCTGCTGGCACTGATTAAAGAACAAGGACTTATTTTTCTGGTTTTAAACAAACTGTGAGCTAAAGGTGCTATCCTACCAATCATTTTGTGAAGCAACTGCGAGTTTCCTTTTCCAAACAGCAAACAGAGATCTAAGATCTTAGGAATGTCAAACAGGTAGTTGTTGTAGATGATTTCTCCAAATACGGCTGGAGTGATGAAGTTCTCCTGAGGACAggcagacaaaaaaaagcaaaaaaaaaaaaatcattcagtaGCAGTGAGGCACAATTTCAGTGACTGAAACAGGACTGAATGTAAGaacaaaacacaaagaaaattgaCATCATGTTTATATGACATCATGTTTATATGAGAAAGCGCCCCCACCTTGGACTCCTTGTGTGTGGCCATCCTGAGGAATGTCATGAAGACTGATCTGTGGAGGCGTTTCTGCATTTCGGCCACAGCGGGTGAGGCAGGCAGCATAGCGGGGTCCAGCCCCCTGGGGGCCAGGTGCAGGTACGAGTCAAGGCACTTCTGCAGTGACTCGTCAAACACCACCTGAGAGGTGAAGAGGAGCCCTGAAGCACAACCAGGCCGGGGAGATGGCAAACAGCGGGCAAGGTAGGATGTCACACCCACCTGGCACCAGAACTTGTCATGTGGCAGAGCCAGGAGCCATTCGAGGTCATCGGCAATGAACTGAGCATGCTCTAAAAACTCCCCCACCAGTGCTGGGGAGCACTCTATGGGTGGGGGTCTGTAGGCAATGAAGCATCGGTCCTCTTTGCGATCAGGGTGCTGCAGAACCAGAGCAGATAACTCAGATAGAGAAAAGACCACGTAGGGTCAGCAGTAAGACAGCCAGGCCAGCGGTCTGTCACTCACCAGCGCCGGCAGGCAGCGTTCCCCGCCCTCGGCACCGCAAGGCTCCGTTACATGTTGCTCATCCAGTGGTACTTTCCCACTCGCCATCGCTCGTGTAAACACAGACGAAACACGGAATCCACACTAAAGAATCTAAAAAGCACAAGACAGCTGTCGATCGGGCTGTCATCGCATATCAGtaaaaacattaacattagtgtACCTAATTACATTAAGATACCGGAAATATTCAAATAACTTAGATATCACCACTCTCTTTGAGACGAAGTTATATAGCGAAGTCTACTTTGCTGGACTGCACAGATGTTCATGACCCATCTGCGGAAAGTTACCTACCAGACCCAGACGTACATTCACAGTGGAAACAGGACATTCGGTATAACAACGCAGAGCACAATATACATACGGAACACAAAGTAATACCTTACAGCCCCATGGATTAGTTATACCGCCTGTCAGTGAACCTACTTTTATAGCAGAATCACTCCGTCAGCTCCCCAGATCAACACACGCATACATCCGCTTTTAGCATCACTTCCGCCCTCTTATTCGTTGGTGGCGTCAGTTTGGCCGCCCGATGCAAAAGACACTTGGCGCCCTCTGCCGTTTAGAAAGAGGCAATGTGAGGTGAAAAAATCCTAAATTAAGATAAAATTCCAATAGTGTGACAGCAGATATCTCACATCGCCATCCATCGTAAAAGGGTGTGAAGCGAAATATCAAATAGACCTAGTTCTGGAGGGAAAATTAACCCACTAAATCGCTTAGCAAAATATCTGCCTTACAGCGTGAAACTAGACAATCCATAATTCTACACAGGTTTTTGCAAATTATTCCTCTCTTTTAAGCAAATGATAATAAACACTAATTTGTTAATCTGAAAACACTTTGGTGGGATCAGTTGAAGTCTCTCCCCAGTGTTAACCAGAGAAATGACCCATACAGCAACTCCATATTGCACAGTCGTTTCAGATAATCAGAGATTATGTCACACATCTTTCTGCAATGATATAATGTGTTTGTATATTGAACAACCATGTATTCACAACATATCAAATGATTATTTTATAGTTAAACTAGAAATATCACAATACTCTCCAAGAAATGCTTGGCGTCCCGTCCAGGGTTTTCCCTGCTGTGAGTGAGAGAGGCCCCAGGTTCCCCTGCactcctgaccaggataaacacTCTGAAGATGGATGCAGGCAATGAAATCTAGCAAATTCTTTCAGTCCACTAAAGGAACACAACACATAAAAACTGGAAAACATAAATGTAATTGTATCTTTCCATAATCCAGTTTTTCTCGACCCGCCCCTCAGGGaccccccagacggtccatgttcttgctccctcccagctcccagtaatgtagactgtctggcagggcaCTGGGAGGgaggcaaaaatgtggaccctCTGGGGGGGtcccccgaggactggtttgaaaTTATCAACTATGTTGATTGTGTCCTTGCCCCCCTGCTTGACATGCCTGTTCAGCAGACTGTACGCATGGTGTAAGAAGCGTCCAAGCAGAAATGGCGTGAAACCCGCTTACTGCAGAAAGATTTCCAATGATAACGAACTAAAGATGCCGATAAATTTCCAGGAAAAGGACGAAACACAGAACTATAGAAAAACAGTTTGATTTATTAGCTTTGAAAATAGAGACAGTCGCTGCTGTCCTCTGAAACCATTATTCTTCATACAGCACACTATTACAGTGACAGTCAACATGTTACACTGGGCAAGAACCAGCCAGCATCTTACAATATAAAATaggaaaactgtttttttttttttgtttttttttggtggtaGATATTTTGACCAATGGCCTTAATTTACAGAGCACTGTGTTCAGATCCTACATACTCACATCACTAGCTTTCTCATTCTCACagtaaaattacaataaaactAATGAGGGGTGGTAACCGTAGCAACATATTAATCATGCTGGTTTCTGTGAAGTTGTTTAGCAATATGCGGAAATGAGGCTTCATTTCAGTTCTCTCACTCTcgcacacggacacacactcacacacacatttcatttCTACCTACATCTGTGTTCTGGTTGCTGTCTCGTTGGAACTGTCCCACTCGGGTCGGGTCAAAGTACGCATTGTGCAAGGACAAGACCAGTGTTATTATCAGCGGAAAAGGTGTGTAGAAAAGGGTGGGGTCCGGAGACGGACGACCACGTCCCTGCTGTGACTGCATGGCCTCAGTAGCACCAGAGGTGAGGGTAGATTCCTGACGGGTGGATGGAAAGGCCGACTCACCGTGGCCACCCCCCAGCCCATGTCCCTATGGCTCAAAAACAGAGCAGGAGTTTAATTAAagacttggtgggggggggcggagggagACAACAGTGCTCATGTTCACAAGGCCTCAAACGCAGCAGAGAAAACATCAACTGGCCATGACCCTCCTCCCTGCCGGCGCGGCGTCAGACTGCAGAGGCAGGCCTGCGGGATCACAAGCGCTTCACGCGGCAGCCGGCCTGCCAGCACCCGGACCGCGTGATTGGGGGTTGGAGCCTGGCGGCACACGAGGAACAGAGTAGTGTTTTGTCGGAGCtgcagataaaaataaaaatgtaatcagCTCCTGGGATGATATTTAAGAAGCTATGGTTCTGGGCCACGTGGAAGCAGAACGCACGGAAACACGAGGGGCCATCAGCCGCAGGGATGCACTCAGCATAGCGAGGGGGTCACAGATAGGCTGGTCAGAGGGTCACGCAAGGATgggaaaaaatgccaaaaggccTTAGGGACAGGCTTAGTGCCAAAGAAGAGAAGAGGAGAAGAGACGGGCAAAGCCACCTAGCTGACGGCATCACATGGGCCCAGCGGCCCTTCGGCCTTTCACTGGAGGGCCAGCACTGTGCCGTGTGACTGCAGTGATGCAACTGGCAAGCAGGAAGGGCGGCTTTGGGGGAATCTGTGCGTCACTGAGTCGAAGCGCTTTGTGCATGTATATAAGGTACGCAGTGTCACCCACTAGGGCTGACACTGAGCAGCCTGTGGCACCACTtatgctgccccctactggtcaggATGATCACCTGCGCCGGTCCCAAAGAGCTGGGAGCAGCGGCAGGCTAATCAAAGGTACTGGGGCTGGTCACTGAGGATGCGCTGGCCTCGGTGTAGTGCGATCACGCTCGGCCGGAAAGTTCTGGTCGTTTGTACTCACATCTTCAGCCCGTGCCCCACTCGGCACATCCCTGAGGTAGGCTGATGGGTGAGGAATGAGCGTAGTAAGCAAATGCTCTTCCAGAGATGCTGCTCATTTGCCAGGTTAATTACCAAGCTGCTGCTCTGGGCAACTCGCATCACCCCACCGCAGGTTACAATGTAGCCTCCGACTCGGGCTTGTATGACGTTAAAAACATTCAAATTGAAGTAGTGAAGTAATAAAACCATTCAGAAAAATCTTTGGCTGCAGGCTTAAGCAACTAACCTGGTAAACAGAAACTTCTCTGAAACGTGCGTGATTCTGATATCGGCACAGTGTGGTTTTCATATCGGCTTTGCATAAGCGCCCCCAAGGCCCGCCCCTCTCCTGAGACCAGCGTTTTCCAGTTAAAAATGGAGAAGTCTGGTTAAAAATGACCGTTTTACCTTTTTCCACCCATATGGCGTAAACAGCAAAACTGAAAATTATACATCCCAACATTATCAAAGTAAAAAGTCTTACAAACTAAGGTATATAAAATCCATCTGAGGGGGACTGTTTTCCCCCAAAACAGAAGGATGGCTGAGCATCCTGGGAAAGTTGAAGCAGAAGCGCCTCACCCCAGGTGGGACCACGAAGTGGAACAACCACAGGCTGTCAAGTTTGGATGGGCACTCTCCCGTGGCAGCCGATGCACCTGGATGACCACTTGGTGGCGCCGCTGAGCAAACGCTGAGCTGTCACCGTGAGATGGGCCTCTCACTGGAGGATGAACCCGGGCTGCGGGGTAAAGGGAGGGCCAGGCCTCGGGGGCAGTGCTGGTGGGCATTGGGGCATGAAGGGCATTGAGGGAGGGCAGGTGATTGGGGGGGCCCCAGGCGGTGGCAAGCCCACCCTCGGAGGGAttggggggtagggggtggcCGGGTATGGCAGAGCCACAGGATCGGAGGGCACAGTCCCCGGGGATGGGGCAGGGGGAGGTAGCCTCCTGCACTGCGCTGCGGGGGAACCGTCAAGGGGCTGGGCTTCCGGCAGGGGCCCCTGTGGCAGGCCCCGGGGCAGCCGGGGGCCCTTCAGCACCATCTCCTGCAGCTTGTCGATCTTCACACGTCGCAAGTGAGCCAGTTTCCTCTGCTTCTGATACTCATCCACAAAGGTGTCCAGGGAGACGTCGCCCTCCAGGAAGGAGTCGGCCATGTTCTGCCCAAAACACAGGAGCGAGACGAGAGGGAAGCGGCATCAGTGGGAGAACAGGTGCCCCCAGTTCCCTCAGCGTGGCGTGGtatgacctccctgcccccaggCTGAGTGTATGGCCCCCCGGCTCTGACGGACAGTGAGTCACACAGCACATATGACGCACTGACATCGAGCAGCTCTGTGGGACAAAGTGGGGGAGGCTGCTGGTtacctctctgaaccaatcagattgtagaggaggtgggatcaaccaatcagatgtcttgatcCCACCtactctagttgcttggacccacctcctctataaaCTGATCTCCCTAAACCAattatttttccttctgccctcagaacatttctgtgcaAGGACAACTCCCACAAGCCCCACCCCAGGCCCATAATCTGGCACCCTCACCTCCGTCTCCTCCTCAACCTTGGCTCCTTCAGCCTGCAACAGGGCAAGGAGGGTGTCCAGGGAGTTAATCCCAGACTTTTGgtctgcagagagagagagagagagaggcgttATACCAGGAGCCGATCCCTGACCTGTGGTCTGTGGAGAAACAGTGATGCATTACACCAGAAACTGATTCCAGACCAGTGATCTGCATGAGAGATAGTGATGCGTTACACCAGGAGCTGATCCAGAGCTGGAGGGGTTGAAGAACCCTACATGCCACTGCAGCAGCCTGGCCAGAACCTGGCACCAAACTGATAGATCCTTCTGCACCTTTGACttggctgcccccccaccccaaaccccCATAtcacacccccgcccccctcccactgGGAGAGACTCTGTTCAGTTTGGCAGAGAGACCAGTTCTCAAGCGTGGCAGAGAGCAGAGGGTGAGTGAAAGCCCCCTACCTCGGCCAGATAAAGGGCTTATTTTAACATGCTTCCCCCGGCAGGACGGAAGGCAGCCCATGGCTGGCTGGGGTTCAAGCACCCGGGCCCAGACACAAAGCCGTACCGGCCGGCGAATCGGAGGAGCGTGACACGGCAAGGGTGCACAGGCTGGGCTGCCATGACAACGGGCTGGCTGGCAGcagagcagcagagaggctgcAGCGTGACGGAGACTCTCTGGTGTTGGGGCACCATCTGCCGCCCAAGCAGCGACTGACCACTCCTCTCCGGGAGCTCGTTAGTGAGTCAGGAGGCAGCGACTCCCCATCCGGCTGCGATCATGTGACACACGCCAGCCGCCAAACGGCTCCATCTGACAggcacagcccccaccccctttacCCCACAAGGAGcactgctggggggtgggggtcaatTGCAGCTGCCCCGCTCCTGGCTCACGCGCACAAAGGAGACAGAGGCAGCAGTTGCCATGGTGGGAGATTTACTCTGGGGGTGGGCCTAAGacagggggggaggggaggaggggaCAGAGGTAAACCCAGGCCAACAGTACCAGGTGGGGGCTTGGCTGAGCTGCTGGCAAGCTGggcacacagccccccccccccccccccccagtgacacCCCATCCACCTGCTTAGGCTAAGGCCCTGGTCAGCATTCCACAAAGCACACACGAGCAGAAGCCCTACAGCCCCACAACCACAGGGCTGTTTGTTTTACGATCACTACGGAAACCTTAAGGTggtatttaatttaattagagCAAACCACATTAAACAGCTACCTAAGAAAAGCGAACTGAACCTACTGACTGCTGAAGAAAGGCCTTCAGCATACGGTAACAGGCCCTGACTGGGAAGGACTGATCTCTGCATCTCCACTGTTGGGGTAATTGCTGAGACTCTGTCCCTGCAGAGGAAGCTGGCGTGCCGTTTGGGAGCCGCACCCACTAGCCCCACACCTGTTTACTCTCAGCTCGGTCACATACTGGCCACTGTGGTGTGGCAGTGATACGCGGGTGATGGGGACAGGGTGACCCCGGCCTCCTCGTGGTGCCACCCTCTGCCATGTGGCCACCGGCCATCTGCCACCCGGAGCCTCAGGGATCCAGAGCCTGAGCCAGCGGAGAGCGCAGGAAATTCCCCAGAAACCTTCTGGGTAGCAGTGAAAACAGAACTGGTCAAACTGGTCAGGCTGGTGAAGATCAACTTAAACAAAGGCATCAGGAAGGTAGACAATGACATCATGACTGAGGACGTGTGAGCAGACGCCTGCCGCTGGAGGACAGGGAGCGCAGACAGCCCCAAAGCAGGAA harbors:
- the ascc2 gene encoding activating signal cointegrator 1 complex subunit 2 — translated: MASGKVPLDEQHVTEPCGAEGGERCLPALHPDRKEDRCFIAYRPPPIECSPALVGEFLEHAQFIADDLEWLLALPHDKFWCQVVFDESLQKCLDSYLHLAPRGLDPAMLPASPAVAEMQKRLHRSVFMTFLRMATHKESKENFITPAVFGEIIYNNYLFDIPKILDLCLLFGKGNSQLLHKMIENIFTQQPCYYNDLEEVVPTVIQVLDTILDRCGLQREGATASEPLKLGARARETPMSISEKDLGDLVLYLCDSCTTIHSFLDIFPLACSTFRSHDFVHRLASFYETVVSDMEQAVRKRSFEDKSLQDDLWRRVSHSRRKMAEIVHLLLQHTCLQPILEGSANIQIFVEDFLQTVTALLPEKRFLADYDEQFPVSDDISLLQQAFPSLDETRTSYILQGVLSAWESSGRKRPCPEHPKGARRGAEAWTEGEPALVDGLQRSTEVPEPPQRGENGATCTVSAGELESLLSHIRDLLPELGEGFLLACLQEYGYNSELVINNILEDGLSPALATMDRALPRPVKEEPPPVLSSRSNAFDDDEFDVFSRDQLDMSRVWKGRRQGVSTHDFLNDKQHVREQRQRYQAYETVVDEVPVSAEASGGCQEDEYDDEYDDTYDVNQVGANDLDGDGEVLNRRPFTIPQILRSGKQSQVEEEEEEEEEELKEDRVKKDHFVEDPAVLRERAEARRAAMQSKRGFRPDPSSHVAGRSKGQGQTQETIHDRRRKEANKGRGANHNRRAMAERKRSKGMIPS
- the vps37ba gene encoding VPS37B subunit of ESCRT-I a, which codes for MSSFGGDFSTYTLMQLNDLLEDEDKLSKIVEEMQEVREVQQSKQMTLASNRSLAEQNLLLQPRLDCQKNELIKRYCCLQELFEAYQLRRSTLDQKSGINSLDTLLALLQAEGAKVEEETENMADSFLEGDVSLDTFVDEYQKQRKLAHLRRVKIDKLQEMVLKGPRLPRGLPQGPLPEAQPLDGSPAAQCRRLPPPAPSPGTVPSDPVALPYPATPYPPIPPRVGLPPPGAPPITCPPSMPFMPQCPPALPPRPGPPFTPQPGFILQ